The genomic stretch AGGAAAACACGCGCCAAAATATATTTCGGAGAGGGGAAGACATTAAACCAGGGCAATGGAACAAAAGAATTAGGTTTACAACGGTTTACAAAACTGTAGTCGTATCCTCTAAAAAATGCGCTTAAAAATAACGGTTTTAGAAAACTGTTGtaaaatgtgttgttgattagaAAACAATTCgctcaacgacaacggtttttacaaaaaccgttgtcttttgtttttctttagagctaaaagacaacggttttgtcaaaaaccgttgtcttttgtcaaattaacaacagttccctcaaaaaccgttgtcttatagtgttgtcttttaacaaatTTGTTGTAGTGGCTGCAGTAAAAACTTCACAAACACACAcacccacacacacacacacacacacacacacacatatatatatatatattcataattacacatgtaaagataatcactaTTTACGATCCAATAACAAATTctttcatgctatgaattatattacggacatttagtaaatgagtttaagacaatcaaatatagAATATGCATTCAAATaatgaatctatacttatcaaataaatagaaaaaatcgtAAGACGATTGCCTTAGGAGATCCCACATGGGCAGGGCCCTTTAGGTGTGCACCCGTCCTGCACACTTGGGGTGGACAATATAttaatgttatatatatatatatacatatatatatatacacacacacacaatggTGGAGCCAGCCCGGATGATTTACCCGGGTTGATTTCAAGTTGTGACCAACAGCCACCGACCCCGACACTATCGCCCTAGGGTAATTCCTCTTTCTCCCAtggtttttattttttcccattgTAAATTTGAGTTTGACATCGTcgacccatatatatatatatatatatatatatatatatacgactGACGACACCTTGTGCGTGACGCTCATGGGCTGAGTGGTTGGGACACTCAAAAGTGATTCGGGCGCTCTAGTTGGTACTAACTTAGGGCACTCGAGTGGACACTCACTCTGGGCACCCTGAGTGACTTTCAGGCACCCTGACCACTCAGTCCCACGTGAGCATCGTGAACGGGATGTTGTCCAGGCTAACTAAATCTCATAGGCAACTTTGAAAATACCCAAATCATGACTTGACATTAATTTTTCCCCTTCGCTTGTTCACTCGTCGAATTGATTGCTATAGTGTAGCAATCGATTTGGTAAAGTTATGTGACCATAAATAGTAACTTCAATTGATTGCTATATTATAACAATCGATTAAAAAGACTTTTATGATAAAAAATTCGTTGTTTTCAATACAGTGTATCGAAATTATGTTTGAGAGTATGAATGTAATTAGGAGAACAAGACGAATACATAATACTTTATTCCATGTCATTTCGAGCTCTTCAGGTCTATCAGTTAGTTTAGATCAAAATCGACTAATGGATCTAAAgaactcggaatgacatgaaataatGTCAAATTTACTTAACTAGTTCTACTAATTATTTACAtgttctcaaatatcaatttgatacatcatattaagagaaataaaattttgaataaaaatcatatttttcgaATGAGCTATGAtactcatctagaattttcatctagaaaattcatctagatagacacataaaagatgggacccaccatttcactttttgtgggcccatcatttatgtgtctatctagatgacttttctagatgaaaattctagatgaatatcatttcTCTTTTCGAATACATTCGTGTTCAAAAATTTGTTACTATCAACACGatatatcaaattgatatttgagaatatatatatatatatatatatatatatatatatatataaacaaatcaCTTAATGATTATGTTCGTAAATCTTTAAATGAACATGTTCATGAATTTATGAATCAAATACGATTAAAGTTGAACTCAACTCGATAATGTTTTCGACCTCGAAATCAGGCTTAAGCTCAATTCATTAACTTAatcgaataatttttttttcaaacttagatCCAAATAGCTCATGAACGTTTACACCCCTATCTAGGATTGATTTTAATAATCAATGTGTCCATAATTATCATCCATCTTTATTGTTTTTTTCATTGATTAGTGTCCATTGTGCACATATACATTATATAGATTGTCATTCTGGATATCTGGGTCATTATTTGTATGGTTATGACATTTTGACATTAGTTTCATTCGTTTCCACTTTTATTGCATTTAGTTTACAGGCAAAATCTGAAAGAATCCGCAGTTGAAACAAATAAACGAGGAAATCATAATCTCAAAAACCATAATAGTCAAACTTACATCAAACACTGAATTTGAAAGGTATATCTCAAATAAATAGATAGAACTCCTTTGGAAAATGAAATATAGGAAACTACTAATTCAAATGCTACTAAGACAACGCTTATTCCTCATCATCCTCATCGCCATCTCCTCCGGCTGCTTTCTTTGCAGCAGCTTTCTGGTTCTTTCTCTTAACCCTTCCTGGGCGGCCACCGCCAAATGGACTAGTTAATGAGAAATCAATGTGCTTTGCGGAGTCCACTCTAACCATGAACGAAGGAATATTGACAACTTGCCTTCCAACTCTGTAATCAAGGGTAAAGTAGAACACTATTATAGCACTTGCATTCcaacttgcaccaacagatggaaaaaatcatgaaaaGAAATTGAGAAAAACTTGCTGAAAGGCACAAAAATGGAAGCAATGATCAAAGAATAGCTTAAAGATATGGTACTAAGTTCATCCTTAAGAGTAATAATAAATTTACATAGAAACAATATTATAGCACTTGCATTCCAACTTGGCACCAACCGTTGAAAATATCATTAAAAGAAGTTGAGAAAGGCTTGCCGAAAGTCACAAAAGTGGAAGGAATGATCAAAGAATAGCTTAGCGATATGGTACTAAGTTCATCCTTGAGAGTGATAATAGGTTTACATAGAAGCAATATTATAGCACTTGCATTCCACCTTGTACCAACAGTTGAAAAAATCATGAAAAGAATTTGAGAAAGACTTGCCAAAAGGCACCAAAATGGAAGCAATGATTGAAGAATAGCTTAACAATACGGTACTAAGTTCATCCTTGAGAGTGATGATAGGTTTACATTGAAGTGATATTATAGCACTTGCATTTCAACTTGCACAAACAATTGAAAAAATCATGAAAAGAAATTGAATAAAACTTGCTGAAAGGCACACAAAATGGAAACAGTGATCAAAGAATAGCTTAAGATATGGTACTAAGTGTAGGATCGTTACTGCACCAACACTAAGTTCATCCTTGAGAGTGATAATAGGTTTACATAGAATCCTACATCATAAAAATAGTAAGCAAACTAAGTATCTAATGTTTCCAGCACACTAGAATTGCAAGAGAACAAATGATCCCCCCATTAACACAGATTTTGATTTTCTTGCAAAACCAATATCATTATTAGTAGCTTAAAACATACAGAGTACGATAGAGGTTATGTATGTAGCTGACCTCAAATAGTTAGATCAAAAAAGATTAACAATAATGCTAAATATATAGAATAATGTAGATTAAGACTAGATAAAAAAACAGATTTGTCACAATTGATAATTGGTCATTTATCAATGAATGTTAATGATTTGTTGTCTGCACTCCCCCAGGGGCACCTCTTCTTTGTCTTCATCCCATTGTTGCAAAACTTGATTATATATATCTGACTTTCCAATTGATAAATTAGATGGTTTTACAAAATTTTCTAGTTCTTTTACAAAAGAAGGAAAGCAGCATCATTCAATGAAAATACACAAAATGATGGGCACCCCTATTATGTTCCACAATACTGCTATGACAGAAATTATTTTATTACCTGACTTTCAGCTAAGAGGATAGATGATACAATATCTCTTAATCCCCTAAAAGCAACAAGATCACTCATCAACCAACATCGAGACAAGAGAATAGAAGCATATTACAGAAACAGAAAGTAAACGCttgtaataagaaaaaaatagCATCCAACGAGTTAATCAACAAGTGATTCTACATGCTCAATTGCTCATATACAACTAGAAGTAAAGATGAAAGTAATAGTAAAAAAAGTTAAGCCTTTTTCACAGAAATAAACGGGTAGATCATCAACACGTTCTGTCGAGGTTATCGTAATAGCCAACTCACCTGATGTGGCGCTGCCTGATCAGGACACGAGCATGGTGGATCGACTTGGCCATCCCAGACTTGAAGACGAGCGTCTGAAGGCGGCGCTCCAGAAAGTTCTCCACAGTAAGCGCAAGGACGTAATCGAGCTTGTTCTGCCCCTCCTCCAAGAGCCCGTAACGGTTCATCCTCCGGAGTAGGGCCTCGCCCTCAAAGATCCGGCGGGGGTTTTTCTCATCGAGCGTGAGCAGTTCCCTAGCGGCGTTCCGGATACGGCTGAGAGCGTACTGAACCCTCCAGAGTTCGCGCTTGCATCGGAGGCCATACTCGCCCACTAGCTTCAGCTCCGCGTCCAGCCGCTCTTTCTCGTAGGGCCGGCGGGGCTTCTTGAAGGTCTTCCCATCTGTCAAAAATCAGACTTTAACTACATATTTTGAAGCAGATCCAAAACCGAAtcgatcaaaaaaaaaaaaaatcaacagaaCAAAAAACACAAAACCAAGAATAAAAATCCGAGATCGATAGAAAAAGAATCTTACAGTTGCGGTAGAAACTGACATGCACCATGGCCTTGTTAGTTTCCAAGCCTTGCCTCGGACGGGGAAGATCCGAGATCGGGAGACGCCGCCGCGAAGAACTGAGAATGAAGCTGTGGTTTCCCTTTCATATCCGTATCGATGGGAAAAAGAAAACCCTACAAGGTTACAATCGCAGTCCTGACCGTCACCTTCAGTCCTGGGCCACATCGGGTTCGAATTGGGCCCCCAACTTCTATGATTAGCGTGCGTTTCTTTCTCTTCCCCAATTGGCCCGTTTCGATCGCTGTAGGACAGTAGGAGGGCTGGAAGCTCCGCCGAGATGGGTCATGCGATGGGTTACAAGCCGTGGAAGCTCCATTGAGGTCGGCCATGGAATATCACATTGGGATAGGCCAAGGACCTCAACCAAGTAAGCCTCTTCTCCAAGATGGCCGTCTCCGGCGACCGCCACTGCATGCCGCCTGATCTCCACGGAGGGCTGGCAGCCACTCCCTCCACTTACTCTTTCGCACCGAGCACACCTGCCCGCTCTGCGATCGCGACATTGGCGAGGTCAGCGTGCCCCTCGCCGATCTCTTCAACCGGGAAGGCATCGACGGCCGGTGGAGCATCCGGCACATCAGCTACCAGGTTTCCTTGGTCGGGTCGGGTAAACCCAAGGGAGTGCTCAACTTCGCCTACATGCTCGGCGAGAGCGTGGCGGCGCCGGTCTCGTCCATTTGATATAAGtaatgtgaatgaagaagaggtggaagaggaaagagaccCTGTTGTAAATGAGATTTTAGTCTCACATTGAGAATTTCATGATatgttggttgatttatattgattcacgtACATTGAGAATGtcaacaaatgcatggggagaagtTCTCTCTCAAGTGTGAGTGCGCAGGAATGCAAATCCAGGACCACAATTGCATTGGAATCATGTTGACTTGTGTGTGAACACAACCTGTACGTGCCGAATGTTGGATTGGTCGGTGCAATGTAACTTTTGCTCggcggagtgcccgtgatagtTTGGGTACCACTCAATTCATCgtaaccaccagtgcttggtggaatcACGGTTAACTGTTGTAtcatgggaaacagacgacctgaGTAAACCTTGAAGCACTgtcggaggtggggcgaatctgtttcaaagaAACTGCGTCATTTGCATGCCTCAATCCATTGCTCGCTCTGTTCTGCTAGTCCCGCTCGGTGTCAAAGCCCGACCGGCCACTTGCTCAATCAGCTCGCTCGACCTCTACGTCCGCTCGCTTAGTGGATCTCCTCGTCTCGCTCGGGCAGCCTATTTGCTCGGTCGACACCAACTTGCTCAGCCTGTTTGTTCATCCGGCCGACCTCTAGCTCGGCCTGCCTACTCGCCCAGTCGACTCTCTATTTGATCGAACTTGCTCAGCCTTTCTGCCCGCCCGATTGCATTGCTCGGTCGACCTCTCTGATCGGACTGCTGCTCTACCCAATTAAACTCTGTGCTCTGTCTGTGACCCGATCGTACTGTTCGCTCGGTCGCTCGGCTCCACGCTCGCTCGATTAGTCGATCGCTCAACTTGCTCAGCCACTCCGCTGATCCGCCCGATCAATCACTTGGTTGATCGGTCGCTTGATCTAATCAGCCGCTCTACTCGCTCGGTTGATCTACCTACACGAACCTCCTACTTGGTCGACCTGCCCACCTGATCTCTCAGCCCACTTTGTCTCCACTGTGCAGACTGCCTTCAGCACTTGGCAGAAACCAACCCTATTGATATGAGATTATCTGCTAAGGTCCAATCACTGACTCTGCCTACCAGCCTCCAGCGTGtaataaaaatagatttataaatagCCTTGGGCTATAATTGAACCCAAGATCTTTTATTTAAGATTAGTTAAAGTTGCCATTGGGGGTGATGGTAATGCATCACATTAGGAATAGGAAAAAATTGATTATAAGTAGATTTTGTGTGAAAAGATGCTTCAACTTCGACctagtataaaagggaaaaaaaagatgaaaacctagcttttcatcttcctcttttTCTCCCTAGCCGAATTTCCTCTCCTTCCCTTTGCAATTTtcagccaagaaccctagggttccacgTTTTCAAGAttttcaaggggagaatctaagaggaggatTCTCCCAAGGAAGTGGTACACGTGGGAAGATCTATTTAGAGGGTGAGGCATACAAGAGAGGTCGTTCTCCCTAATCCTTACGATGTAAGAGTAAGaaatagcgaaaggatgtaagtatctctcacttGTAGTATGAGTTGCTCCGATggtacatgttatgatatgtttttaaGCATGTTAAGGAAGATACAAGTTATGATATGTTtattgcatgttaaagaagatagatGTTATGATATGTAAAAGACCCCCcaaagttttgggattaaaagcgtgtttagagtatcttgaattgcttcccatttagttttggggcaaagaagcatattcaagtgctttaaa from Zingiber officinale cultivar Zhangliang chromosome 5B, Zo_v1.1, whole genome shotgun sequence encodes the following:
- the LOC121985823 gene encoding 40S ribosomal protein S9-2 is translated as MVHVSFYRNYGKTFKKPRRPYEKERLDAELKLVGEYGLRCKRELWRVQYALSRIRNAARELLTLDEKNPRRIFEGEALLRRMNRYGLLEEGQNKLDYVLALTVENFLERRLQTLVFKSGMAKSIHHARVLIRQRHIRVGRQVVNIPSFMVRVDSAKHIDFSLTSPFGGGRPGRVKRKNQKAAAKKAAGGDGDEDDEE